In Chroogloeocystis siderophila 5.2 s.c.1, the DNA window GCGGTTATTGGCGAGCACGTTAAAGTTGGTTCAGACACAATCATCGGCGCGCACGTTGTCTTGGATGGTCCTACCGAAATCGGTGTAGGCAACCATATTTTCCCTGGTGCGGCGATTGGCTTAGAACCGCAGGATCTCAAGTACAAAGGTGCGGTTTCGTATGTCAAAATCGGTAACAACAACCGCATCCGCGAGTATGTAACGATTAACCGCGCCACGGGTGCGGGCGAAGCCACACTGATTGGCAATAATAATTTACTCATGGCGTATGCTCATGTGGCGCACAATTGTGTTATAGGTGATTCGGTAGTGATTGCGAATGCTGTCGCGATGGCAGGTCACGTTCACATTGAATCGCGCGCCACGATTGGTGGAGTTCTGGGAATTCATCAATTTGTTCATATCGGGAAGTTGGCGATGGTGGGCGGTATGAGCCGCATTGACCGCGATGTGCCGCCTTATATGTTAGTTGAAGGCAGTCCCGCCAGAGTGCGATCGCTCAATCTCATCGGGCTAAAGCGGGCGGGTATTAGCGAACTCGACGATGGAAAAGTCTTGCAAACGCTCAAGAAAGCTTTCCGCACGTTATATCGCTCTGGTTTAACGCTCAATCAAGCTTTAGAAAAATTAGACTTGTTGCAAGACAACGAACACCTGCAACACCTGCGGCAATTTTTGCAACTTTCACAAATGTCAGGACGTCGAGGCTTGATTCCTGGTCGCACTCTGGATACAAGGAGCGATGAATGAGAAGTCAGGAGAAGCGACGAGTATTCATCAGTACAGGAGAAGTTGCAGGAGATTTACAAGGCGCGTTGTTAATTGCAGCATTACAGCGTCAAGCAGCGCGTTTAGGCTGGAAACTTGAGATCGTCGCGCTGGGTGGCGAGAAAATGGCGGCGGCGGGCGCAACAGTACTCGGAGATACAAGCAGTATTGGTTCAGTCGGGATATTTGAGTCACTACCGTTTGTGTTACCAACGCTACAGCTACAAAAACGCGCGATCACTTTTCTTCAGCAACATCCTCCTGATTTGGTTGTGCTGATTGACTACGCGCAACCGAATTTAAATATCGGTAGCTATCTCCACCGCAAACTACCAAACGTGCCAATAGTCTACTACATCGCGCCGCAGGTGTGGGTTTGGGCCATGAATTCGCGCAATACCGAGCAAATTGTCAAAATTACAGATAAGGTTTTAGCGATTTTTCCCGAAGAAGCGCGGTATTTTGAACAACATGGCGGCAAAGTCGTTTGGGTAGGTCATCCGTTAGTTGATCGGATGCAATCTGCCCCTAGTCGCGATGCAGCGCGTGCAGCGTTAGGAATTCCTCCCGAACAAACGGTGATCGCCCTCTTACCCGCTTCGCGCCGCCAGGAAATTAAATATCTCCTCCCCGTGATGTTGCAAGCGGCGAAAACGCTGCAAGACAAATTGCCGCAAGTGCATTTCTGGATTCCATTATCGTTAGAAATTTATCGCCAACCCATCGAACAAGCGATCGCGCGTTATGGTTTGCAAGCTACGGTGCGATCCGGTCAAACACTAGAAATCTTAGCAGCAGCAGATTTAGCGATTACCAAATCGGGAACAGTTAACCTGGAAATTGCACTATTGGATGTACCGCAGGTTGTGATTTATCGCGTCAGTCCAATGACGGCATGGATTGCGCGGCATATCCTCAAGTTCTCAATTCCCTTTATGTCGCCGCCAAATTTAGTGGAAATGAAATCAATTGTGCCAGAATTACCGCAAGAGCAAGCCACACCCGAAAATATTGTCCAAAATGCTTTAGATATGTTGCTGAACCCTAGCTGTCGTCAACAAATTTTGGCAAACTATCAACAAATGCGACGTGCTTTAGGTGAAGTAGGAGTCTGCGATCGCGCAGCCCAAGAAATTCTCCAAACGTTGCCAAAATGAAGTGAGTATTAAGTAATGGGTAATCTGAACCATAGGTCTAGCACGATCATCCCCTGACCTCTGACCTTTGACCTCTGACCCTACTATACCGATGGTTCGAGCCAGCAAGCAACAATTACTCGCTACGAAAACTCGTCCGGTTGCCGTCGATTTGTTCGCGGGTGCGGGGGGATTTTCTCTAGGGATTGAAAAAGCTGGATTTGATGTATTAGTGGCGGTAGAGCACGATCCGATTCATGCGTGTACTTACGCGTTTAACTTTCCGCTGACACGGGTTTTAGCCGCAGATGTTAGCAAGATTAGCGGTGATGATATTCGAGAAGCGGCGACGCGTGCGTATCGATCGCATTACCCGCAAGCAAATCAAAGTTGGGATGGGCGAATTGATTTAGTCTTTGGTGGCCCGCCGTGTCAGGGTTTCTCGATCATGGGTAAGCGATCGCTTGATGACGAACGCAACAATCTGGTATTTCATTTTCATCGCTTGGTGACAGAATTAAGCCCTAGCTATTTTCTGATGGAGAATGTTCCAGGAATGGCGATTGGGCAGTATAAACTTTGGTGTGCGCAACTCAAAACGCAGTTTGAACAAGCTGGATATCAAGTCGAAGTGCAAATTCTGAATGCCGCAGATTTTGGTGTTCCGCAACGCCGCCGACGGTTGTTTTTTCTGGGTTCTCAACAGAAAGTGACACCTGTGAGTTTACCTAATCCCAATAAGACCTTTGTCACAGTCAAAGAGGCAATCGCCGATCTTCCTGAGGTTGAAGAATTTCCTGAATTGTTGTGGACTGACGAAGTGTTGTTAAGCGATCGCCACCTGCTGGAATTACAACAAAAAGCTAGCGATTACGCTAAATTGCTGCGCGGTGAAATCGCATCAACCGATTTTTCCTATCGTCGAGCGTGGAATCCGCAGTTATTAACAAGTTCGATGCGGACGCAGCATACAGCAAATAGTATCGAACGGTTTGCCTCCATGTTGCCGAATCAACGCGAACCGATTAGCCATTTACGCCGTTTAGATCTCAACGGATTGAGCCATACTTTACGCGCGGGTACAGGTGCAGAACGCGGTAGTTATACTTCTCCACGTCCGATTCATCCAACGCGATCACGGGTAATTTCGGTGCGCGAAGCTGCACGGTTGCACTCTTTTCCTGACTGGTTTCGCTTTCATCAAACGAAATGGCACGGTTTTCGGCAAGTCGGTAATGCAGTACCGCCACTTTTAGCACAAGCGCTCGGACGTCAAGCGATCGCCGCTTTAGAAATGACCCCTTCAATTCCAGCGATGTCATTAAATCTGGGTAGCACGCAGTTACTGCGATTTAGAACTACAGAGGCGACATCGTACTGGAACTTGGGCTGCGAATAGCACTATCCAAACTCTTTTGAACGTACAGAGAATGTTAAAACGGTTTCATCAACGCCTTTGAGTTCTAAGGGGCTATATTTAATAATCTCATCGTCATCAAGATAATCGGCGACAGCCGCAGAAACTAAAATTTGCCCTGGTGCAGCAGCTTGTTGCAACCGTGCCGCAATATTGACACTCGGACCAATTGCCGTGTAATCAGCGCGTTCCGCACTCCCAAACATTCCTACAACTGCGGTACCTTGGTGAATTCCGCAGCGAAACTGAATGAGATGACTTTGGTTTTTCCCTAAGATTCCTTGATCGTGCCAGCGTTGGTTAAGTCGAGTTAAAGCGTGATGCATCGCGCGGGCGGTGGCGATCGCGCGGCGGACTTGTTCATTGGGCATCATGTCTTCGGGCGCACCAAAGATCGCTAAAAGTGCGTCGCCCATAAATTTATCCACGGTTCCACCGTTATCAAATACGGCGCGGATCATCGTTTCTAAGTATTCGTTCAATAACTCGGCGACGCGGCGCGATCGCAATGTATTAGCAAGTTGCGTAAACCCGACAATATCGCTAAATAAAATCGTAATTAAACGCGGTTCTGGACGTAAATCGAGTGCTAGATCGCCCATTGCCGCTTTCTTCACCATCTCCGGTGGCAAAAAACGCTTGAGGACAGACTCGGTGAGGTAGGTATTCAACTCTACAACGCGGCGCTCATTTTCTTTCAACGCCAGTAAGTTGCGGACTTCGGCAAGGAGTTCGCGATCGTTGAAAGGTTTTGCTAAATACGCATCTGCACCGCTTTCGGTTCCTGCAATTCGCGTTTCTTCGTCCGTTTTTGCGGTAAGGAGAACAATGGGGATTCCCTTAAGCTTCTCGTCATTGCGAATCTGCCAAATCATTTCTAAACCCGACAGATGCGGCATCATTAAGTCAGTGACAATCAAGTCGGGAAGAACGCTGTAGGCTAAATGCAATCCTTCAATACCATTACGTGCGGTATAAACTCGATAACTACCTTGTTGCGTCAGAATCGTTGTAACGTAAGTCCTTAAATCGAGATTGTCATCGACAACAAGAATCGAAGCTGGTTGCTGGTGACGAGT includes these proteins:
- the lpxA gene encoding acyl-ACP--UDP-N-acetylglucosamine O-acyltransferase; the encoded protein is MKTLIHPTAVIHPGADLHPSVQVGPYAVIGEHVKVGSDTIIGAHVVLDGPTEIGVGNHIFPGAAIGLEPQDLKYKGAVSYVKIGNNNRIREYVTINRATGAGEATLIGNNNLLMAYAHVAHNCVIGDSVVIANAVAMAGHVHIESRATIGGVLGIHQFVHIGKLAMVGGMSRIDRDVPPYMLVEGSPARVRSLNLIGLKRAGISELDDGKVLQTLKKAFRTLYRSGLTLNQALEKLDLLQDNEHLQHLRQFLQLSQMSGRRGLIPGRTLDTRSDE
- the lpxB gene encoding lipid-A-disaccharide synthase, with product MRSQEKRRVFISTGEVAGDLQGALLIAALQRQAARLGWKLEIVALGGEKMAAAGATVLGDTSSIGSVGIFESLPFVLPTLQLQKRAITFLQQHPPDLVVLIDYAQPNLNIGSYLHRKLPNVPIVYYIAPQVWVWAMNSRNTEQIVKITDKVLAIFPEEARYFEQHGGKVVWVGHPLVDRMQSAPSRDAARAALGIPPEQTVIALLPASRRQEIKYLLPVMLQAAKTLQDKLPQVHFWIPLSLEIYRQPIEQAIARYGLQATVRSGQTLEILAAADLAITKSGTVNLEIALLDVPQVVIYRVSPMTAWIARHILKFSIPFMSPPNLVEMKSIVPELPQEQATPENIVQNALDMLLNPSCRQQILANYQQMRRALGEVGVCDRAAQEILQTLPK
- a CDS encoding DNA cytosine methyltransferase, whose product is MVRASKQQLLATKTRPVAVDLFAGAGGFSLGIEKAGFDVLVAVEHDPIHACTYAFNFPLTRVLAADVSKISGDDIREAATRAYRSHYPQANQSWDGRIDLVFGGPPCQGFSIMGKRSLDDERNNLVFHFHRLVTELSPSYFLMENVPGMAIGQYKLWCAQLKTQFEQAGYQVEVQILNAADFGVPQRRRRLFFLGSQQKVTPVSLPNPNKTFVTVKEAIADLPEVEEFPELLWTDEVLLSDRHLLELQQKASDYAKLLRGEIASTDFSYRRAWNPQLLTSSMRTQHTANSIERFASMLPNQREPISHLRRLDLNGLSHTLRAGTGAERGSYTSPRPIHPTRSRVISVREAARLHSFPDWFRFHQTKWHGFRQVGNAVPPLLAQALGRQAIAALEMTPSIPAMSLNLGSTQLLRFRTTEATSYWNLGCE